CTCCTGCGAGGGCGACCTGCTGGCGCAGATCGCGGCGACGCAGGCGGCGGAGCGGCGCATCCGCGAGCTCTGCGCCACCCACGGCACGCAGGGCTTCGTGGACGCGATGGCGCGGCTGCACGACCTCTCGGAAGCGGAGATGCGGGAGGCGATCCGTGGGATCCCCGACGGGGCCTACGAGGGCGAGGACTTCCTTGACGACGGCCGCCCCGATGGCGGCCCGGCGCGCATCCACGCGCGCATCCTCATCAACGGGGAGGAGGCGGTGATCGACCTCTCCGGCAGCGACGACCGGGTGGCGAATTTCTGCAACACCACGCCCTACATCGCGCGCTCCGCCGTCGCCTACGCCATGCGGGTGATGAGCGGGCGGGAGATGCAGCAGAACGCGGGCGCGCTGCGGCCGCTGACAATCGTGACGCGCCCCGGTTCCATGCTGGAGCCGGGCTGGAACGCGGCGGTGGCGGCGGGGAACCACGAGACGGCTGCGCGGATCGTGGACGCCATGTTCCGCGCGATGGAGCGGGTGATCCCGGAGCGGCTCTCGGCGGGCGGCCCCACCACCTCCGGCCTGCTCTCCTTCGCGGAGCCGATGCCGGATGGCGGCTGGCGGATGCTCTACGAGGTGCATGGCGGCGGCGAGGGCGCGCGGCACGATCGCGACGGCTCGCCCGCCACGCGCGTGCACCTGACCAACACCTCCAACACTCCTGCCGAGATGATCGAGGCGAACTACGCCATCCGGCTGGAGCGGCAGGCGATCCGGCGCGGCTCGGGCGGCGCAGGCGCGCACCGGGGCGGGGACGGGATCATCCGCAGCTACCGCATCCTGTGCGAGGAGATGTGGCTGACCACCTGCGTGGAGCGGACGAAGATACGGCCCTACGGCATGGCGGGTGGGGAGCCGGGGCAGCCCTTCCGCATCGTGCTGGAGCGCGCGGGCGTGCAGACGGAACTGCAGGGCAAGGCGAACCTGCTGCTGAAGCGCGGCGACGTGGTGACGCTGGAGGGCTGCGGCGGTGGCGGCTTCGGCGCGGCGTGATCGGGCCCCCGCGCCTCTCCATTATGGGGCTGGCGCCGGGCGGGGTTCAGGCATGATCCTTGCGATCCCCCGCCCGGCCTGAACGGAGACGCCCACCTTGCCCCACCCCTTCCATCTCGGCTGGTTCCTGCAGGGATCGAGCGTGCAGGCCTGGGGCGAGCCCTGGACCGGGAATATCGGGCAGGAATGGATGCAGCCCGACCTCTTTGTGGATATGGCGCGGGCGCTGGAGCGGGCCTGCTTCGACTACATCCTGCTGGAGGACAGCTCCTATGTCGGCGAGGCCTATGGCGGCTCGCGCGAGATCTACCTGAAGAACGGCCTCTCCGTGCCGCGGCAGGACCCGTCGGTCGTCGCCACCCTGCTCTTCGCGGCCACGAAGCGGATCGGCGTCTGCACCACCCTCGCCACCTTCACCCACCACCCCTACCTGCTGGCGCGGATCATCGCCTCGCTGGACCAGGTCTCCGCCGGGCGCGCGGGGTGGAACATGGTGACGGGCAGCAGCGACATGGCCGCCCGGAACTACGGCCTGGACGGCCTGCCCGAGCACGACCTGCGCTACGACATGGCCGACGAGTACATGGCCTGCGTGAACGCGCTGTGGGACAGCTGGGAACCGGGCGCGATCGTGGCGGACCGCGAGGGCGGCGTGCTGGTGGACCACACGAAGGTCCACGCGGTGGACTTCAAGGGCAAGTGGTACGCCTCCCGCGGGCCGCTGAACTCCGGCCCCTGCGTGCAGGGGCGGCCGGTGATCGCGCAGGCCGGCGGATCGCCGCGCGGGCGGCAGTTCGCGGCCACCCATGGCGAGACGATCGTGGCGAACCCCAAGGGCATCGCGTCGATGAAGGCCTATCGCGAGGACGTGCGGGCGCGCGCCGCGGCGGTGGGGCGCGACCCCGACGGCATCAAGGTGCTGTTCCTCGTGAACCCGATCATCGGCGAGAGCGCGGAGCACGCGGAGATGCGGCGGCTGGAGCGCATCGCGAACG
This genomic window from Pararoseomonas sp. SCSIO 73927 contains:
- a CDS encoding hydantoinase B/oxoprolinase family protein, translating into MSALDPFAVEVIRHGLSAAAEEMSLVVVRSARSPLLREAGDLSSAITDAEGGLVGQGRDIPVHLGAMAYTVKELLKACPAETLKEGDSLIYNLGILGGNHLNDVKVARPIFVEGRLVAWALSLAHWPDVGGTWPGSYLAKAVDTFQEAMRIPPVPITTAAGVNRGVLAMILHNVRDPVSCEGDLLAQIAATQAAERRIRELCATHGTQGFVDAMARLHDLSEAEMREAIRGIPDGAYEGEDFLDDGRPDGGPARIHARILINGEEAVIDLSGSDDRVANFCNTTPYIARSAVAYAMRVMSGREMQQNAGALRPLTIVTRPGSMLEPGWNAAVAAGNHETAARIVDAMFRAMERVIPERLSAGGPTTSGLLSFAEPMPDGGWRMLYEVHGGGEGARHDRDGSPATRVHLTNTSNTPAEMIEANYAIRLERQAIRRGSGGAGAHRGGDGIIRSYRILCEEMWLTTCVERTKIRPYGMAGGEPGQPFRIVLERAGVQTELQGKANLLLKRGDVVTLEGCGGGGFGAA
- a CDS encoding NtaA/DmoA family FMN-dependent monooxygenase (This protein belongs to a clade of FMN-dependent monooxygenases, within a broader family of flavin-dependent oxidoreductases, the luciferase-like monooxygenase (LMM) family, some of whose members use coenzyme F420 rather than FMN.) gives rise to the protein MPHPFHLGWFLQGSSVQAWGEPWTGNIGQEWMQPDLFVDMARALERACFDYILLEDSSYVGEAYGGSREIYLKNGLSVPRQDPSVVATLLFAATKRIGVCTTLATFTHHPYLLARIIASLDQVSAGRAGWNMVTGSSDMAARNYGLDGLPEHDLRYDMADEYMACVNALWDSWEPGAIVADREGGVLVDHTKVHAVDFKGKWYASRGPLNSGPCVQGRPVIAQAGGSPRGRQFAATHGETIVANPKGIASMKAYREDVRARAAAVGRDPDGIKVLFLVNPIIGESAEHAEMRRLERIANADRKIVQRLAHFSKVTNIDFGSMDLDKPIDENLRTNGHQQNLDTLKRLGAGGKTLRQAFTDYSGTGLSVDLCGTVDTIAGQMAEAMQEVGGDGFLLSMGDVSRRVVAEVADGLVPALQARGLVRRGYDHATLRENLLAF